A window from Malassezia japonica chromosome 1, complete sequence encodes these proteins:
- a CDS encoding uncharacterized protein (EggNog:ENOG503P8EW), translating to MFKRLSKAQALREELGEETEETGPVTIETALDEESASEEEFSDDDDDDNDDDEEDEEGDDDEEDEGDVQFTVRDALESPIYLDDEAPGRAEIFRCVACPIVMLKNDKAIEVHAESKNHKRRFHRFVEFAHAESEREGDRVMALDPRTLADLLEDERRAEEKKAPAKRKEPSSTDHVSRVERRKQRRAVRNEKRAGLQEAYAKRMEKEGGASTK from the exons ATGTTCAAGCGGCTGAgcaaggcgcaggcgctccgcgaggagctcggcgaggagacGGAGGAGACGGGTCCCGTCACCATCGAGACGGCCCTGGACGAGGAGAGTGCGAGTGAGGAGGAGTTTAGCGAtgacgatgacgacgacAATGACGATGAtgaggaagacgaggagggcgacgacgatgaaGAGGACGAAGGCGACGTACAATTCACCGTCcgtgatgcgctcgagagcCCCATCTAcctggacgacgaggcacCCGGACGCGCCGAGATTTTCCGGTGCGTCGCATGCCCGATCGTCATGCTAAAGAACGACAAGGCCATTGAAGTGCATGCCGAGAgcaag AACCACAAGCGGCGGTTCCACCGTTTTGTCGAGTTTGCGCATGCCGAGTCAGAGCGCGAAGGCGACCGTGTGATGGCGCTCGACCCCCGCACGCTtgccgacctgctcgaggacgagcggcgagctgaGGAGAAGAAAGCACCGGCGAAGCGCAAAGagccgtcgagcaccgaCCACGTCtcgcgtgtcgagcgccgcaagcagcgccgtgcggtcCGCAATGAGAAGCGTGCAGGCCTCCAGGAGGCGTACGCCAAGCGCATGGAGAAAGAAGGTGGCGCGTCTACCAAGTAG
- a CDS encoding uncharacterized protein (TransMembrane:1 (o181-198i); COG:S; EggNog:ENOG503P5KM), translating into MPRPARRAADAPDAHAWIGELLGEEAMAHLAPGAKSTAHAIGQDTVERMAGDLVRMALFTEYRRHPLRRDDVMKKIIGKDASRAFPVIFAVAQHMLKTTFAYELVEMRARNQENPLLVEQAEKLDERVGAKRQRTEPTRKDMSASATWMLRSTLPPAVLQELGRRDTQDAALVDWSMDAQLGGMGLLFLILSIILLCGRRVDEGRLRAYLAQLSLSVDRALPSALQPFHGSDEGETSTQSRQRFSGDHKLTLETYMAQLQRQGYLEKVRVETVRGSDGSAQAPAAEYRWGPRAEVEIGEQAVGAFVVRMFGAVKNETPQDSTELEKLMERAAGTPLVG; encoded by the exons ATGCcgcgtccagcgcgtcgtgcggcggacgcgcctgacgcgcacgcgtggatcggcgagctgctgggcgAGGAGGCAAtggcgcacctcgctccTGGCGCCAAGAGCACTGCACATGCGATCGGACAGGAT acggtcgagcgcatggccGGCGACCTCGTGCGGATGGCACTCTTTACCGAGTATCGGCGGCAccccctgcgccgcgacgatgTAATGAAAAAGA TTATTGGAAAGGACGCGAGTCGTGCGTTTCCGGTTATTTTTGCGGTTGCGCAGCACATGCTCAAGACCACCTTTGCATACGAGCTCGTGGAGATGCGCGCACGCAACCAGGAGAATCCgctgctggtcgagcaggccgagaaGCTCGATGAGCGTGTGGGTGCCAAGCGGCAGCGTACTGAGCCGACGCGGAAGGACATGTCGGCGTCGGCTACGTGgatgctgcgctcgacgctgcCGCCTGCCGTCCTTCAAGAACTGGGGCGGCGTGATACCcaagacgcggcgctcgttgACTGGAGCATGGATgcccagctcggcggcatgggccTCCTTTTTCTTATTCTCAGCATCATTCTGCtgtgcggccgccgcgtcgacgaaGGGCGTCTCCGTGCCTatcttgcgcagctctcGCTGTCGGTCGACCGTGCGCTTCCGTCAGCGCTGCAGCCGTTTcacggcagcgacgagggcgagacATCGACACAGAGCCGCCAGCGCTTTTCGGGCGACCACAAGCTTACGTTGGAGACCTACATGGcccagctgcagcgccagggGTATCTAGAAAAAGTGCGTGTCGAGaccgtgcgcggcagcgacggctctgcgcaggcgcctgcgGCCGAGTACCGCTGGGGCCCTCGTGCAGAGGTCGAGATCGGTGAACAGGCCGTCGGCGCTTTTGTCGTGCGCATGTTTGGCGCAGTGAAGAACGAGACGCCACAGGACAGCACTGAGCTTGAGAAGCTCAtggagcgtgcggcgggcacgccgctcgtaGGCTAA
- the REX3 gene encoding RNA exonuclease 3 (COG:L; EggNog:ENOG503NZ08) — MFRPAGLLSGVVCPAFRDGACEGDRVQCPYSHDLRLLEAQVQEAKRRKVEETPAKEKAAPPAKAAARPPPAAAPGGLECPVITSRVHPASSKISLGARKNGIQKIFGTLSVFYKPLITHADPTMRTIGADLCTTDARAIEADVFRLASEHSYRNSSMSAAMSVTKRNKEALAEAVDEACAATHHGGADAARAILLRCTETGTNAEVMAKRKKAEDRKAHYLTRERVVKAGFLCPKGDLQTLGYLTEIPAAWGPGGDRINGAGEKQTCARCGTLFLVAPLQTAAHGGQDPEACRFHPGRPRREEASDGKRRKVQRWTCCGRTVDTQALGDDRCATGPHVFKEEAEEALHHRAPYTTFAQLAEEMGGSSGALDLAALDCEMSYTTQGLSVTRITLIDESGEIVFDELVRCTDDVAVLDFNTQFSGIQPEEYEANAVLDLEAARRALARYVGPNTVLIGHGLENDLRAIRVVHTTIIDTCQLFPHPRGLPFRLALRDLVAKYLGKIIQAGGSAVGHSSAEDAQTTLELVRHKWAELCT; from the exons ATGTTTCGGCCAGCGGGCCTCTTGAGCGGGGTCGTGTGCCCTGCGTTTCGCGATGGGGCGTGCGAGGGCGACCGTGTCCAGTGCCCGTACTCGCATGATTTAAGGCTGCTTGAGGCGCAGGTGCAGGAagccaagcgccgcaaagTCGAAGAGACGCCGGCCAAGGAAAAggccgcaccgccggccaaggcggcggcgcgcccgccgcccgccgcggcgcccggcggcctCGAGTGCCCGGTGATTACGAGCAGGGTGCACCCTGCCTCTTCGAAAATCTCGCTGGGGGCACGAAAAAATGGCATCCAAAAGATCTTTGGCACGCTCTCCGTCTTTTACAAGCCGCTCATTACCCATGCGGACCCCACGATGCGCACGATCGGCGCTGACCTGTGCACGACGGATGCGCGCGCGATAGAGGCCGACGTGTTTCGCCTCGCGAGCGAGCACTCGTACCGCAACTCGAGCATGAGCGCGGCAATGAGCGTGACGAAACGCAACAAggaagcgctcgccgaggccgtcgacgaggcgtgcgcagcCACGCACCACGGCGGtgcggacgccgcgcgtgcgattctgctgcgctgcaccgaGACCGGGACGAATGCCGAGGTAATGGCGAAGCGAAAAAAGGCCGAGGACCGCAAGGCCCACTACCTCAcacgcgagcgcgtcgtcaaGGCGGGCTTCCTGTGCCCAAAAGGCGACCTGCAGACGCTGGGGTACCTCACCGAGATTCCCGCAGCCTGGGGACCGGGCGGCGACCGCATCAATGGCGCCGGCGAAAAGCAGACGtgtgcgcgctgcggcacgtTGTTCCTTgttgcgccgctgcagacgGCCGCACACGGAGGCCAGGACCCTGAAGCATGCCGCTTCCACCCTGGGCGTCCCCGCCGCGAAGAAGCGAGCGACGGaaagcgccgcaaggtcCAGCGGTGGACGTGCTGCGGGCGCACGGTCGACacccaggcgctcggcgacgaccgctgcgcgaccggGCCCCACGTCTTTAAggaagaggccgaggaggcaCTGCACCACCGCGCGCCGTATACCAcctttgcgcagctcgccgaggagatGGGGGGAAGTAGcggggcgctcgaccttgcTGCTCTGGACTGCGAGATGAGCTATACGACGCAGGGCCTGAGCGTTACGCGCATCACGCTGATCGACGAGAGCGGCGAGATTGTCTTTGACGAGCTTGTGCGGTGCAccgacgacgtcgccgtgctcgacttTAATACACAATTCTCCGGTATCCAGCCGGAGGAGTACGAGGCGAACGCCGTGCtggacctcgaggcggcgcggcgcgcgctcgcgcgctaCGTCGGGCCGAATACGGTTTTG ATTGGCCATGGCCTCGAAAACGATCTGCGCGCGATTCGCGTGGTGCACACGACTATCATCGATACGTGCCAGCTCTTTCCGCATCCCCGCGGCCTGCCGTTCCGCCTCGCACTGCGCGACCTGGTCGCCAAGTACCTCGGCAAGATCATCCAGGCAGGCGGCTCGGCCGTCGGCCACTCCTCTGCCGAAGACGCACAGACGACACTCGAACTTGTGCGGCACAAGTGGGCGGAGCTTTGTACATAA